The proteins below come from a single Cricetulus griseus strain 17A/GY chromosome 6, alternate assembly CriGri-PICRH-1.0, whole genome shotgun sequence genomic window:
- the Qrfp gene encoding orexigenic neuropeptide QRFP isoform X2 has product MSLSPGTPRSHMDIRGLSPHSSSVMECSLLDRLTVKMRSLHTLPYLLLLPLSTCFPLLDRRGPTDIDDIRAKMSWANPVEERRPHSVQDPFLWLRVPQPQALLVVAKELQSSHREHTGFRLGRRDRSSQAAGFLPTDAEKASRPLGTLAEELSSYSRRKGGFSFRFGR; this is encoded by the exons ATGTCCCTGAGTCCTGGTACTCCAAGAAGCCACATGGACATTAGAGGCCTGAGCCCCCACTCTAGCAGTGTGATGGAGTGCAGTTTGCTAGACAGACTTACTGTGAAG ATGAGGAGCCTCCACACTTTGCCTTACCTCCTCCTTCTGCCACTGAGTACCTGCTTTCCCCTGCTGGACAGAAGGGGACCCACAGACATCGATGACATCAGAGCCAAGATGAGCTGGGCCAACCCGGTTGAGGAGCGCAGACCACACTCAGTTCAAGATCCTTTCCTGTGGCTGAGAGTACCACAACCACAGGCCCTGCTTGTGGTGGCCAAGGAACTGCAGTCCTCACACAGGGAACATACAGGCTTCCGCCTAGGGAGGCGGGATAGGAGCAGCCAGGCTGCAGGGTTCCTGCCCACTGACGCAGAGAAGGCCAGCCGCCCCCTGGGGACCCTGGCGGAGGAGCTCAGCAGCTatagcaggaggaagggaggcttCAGCTTTCGCTTTGGTCGGTGA
- the Qrfp gene encoding orexigenic neuropeptide QRFP isoform X1 yields MTQGICIKQGTPKAMPTGPGPKQLCLALGPRDSPALPTAAHRTMRSLHTLPYLLLLPLSTCFPLLDRRGPTDIDDIRAKMSWANPVEERRPHSVQDPFLWLRVPQPQALLVVAKELQSSHREHTGFRLGRRDRSSQAAGFLPTDAEKASRPLGTLAEELSSYSRRKGGFSFRFGR; encoded by the exons ATGACACAAGGGATCTGCATAAAACAGGGAACCCCCAAGGCCATGCCTACTGGACCAGGACCCAAGCAGCTCTGCCTGGCACTGGGGCCCAGGGATTCACCTGCCCTCCcgacagcagcccacagaaca ATGAGGAGCCTCCACACTTTGCCTTACCTCCTCCTTCTGCCACTGAGTACCTGCTTTCCCCTGCTGGACAGAAGGGGACCCACAGACATCGATGACATCAGAGCCAAGATGAGCTGGGCCAACCCGGTTGAGGAGCGCAGACCACACTCAGTTCAAGATCCTTTCCTGTGGCTGAGAGTACCACAACCACAGGCCCTGCTTGTGGTGGCCAAGGAACTGCAGTCCTCACACAGGGAACATACAGGCTTCCGCCTAGGGAGGCGGGATAGGAGCAGCCAGGCTGCAGGGTTCCTGCCCACTGACGCAGAGAAGGCCAGCCGCCCCCTGGGGACCCTGGCGGAGGAGCTCAGCAGCTatagcaggaggaagggaggcttCAGCTTTCGCTTTGGTCGGTGA